The following proteins come from a genomic window of Micromonospora zamorensis:
- a CDS encoding S24/S26 family peptidase, with protein MGTDHPGEAARLRRPLTAVLVTGPSMAPTLRHGDAVLVRPGGRPIRPGDVVVAVFRTRPELLVVKRAVRPQDGGWWLHGDNDLITDDSRAYGVADVRGRVVARYWPRPGRVPRRRI; from the coding sequence GTGGGCACCGATCACCCGGGTGAGGCGGCCCGGTTGCGGAGACCGCTCACCGCCGTTCTGGTGACCGGACCGTCCATGGCACCGACGCTGCGGCACGGCGACGCGGTGCTGGTACGCCCCGGTGGCCGCCCGATCCGACCCGGGGACGTGGTGGTCGCGGTCTTCCGGACCCGTCCCGAGCTGCTGGTGGTGAAGCGGGCGGTGCGGCCGCAGGACGGCGGCTGGTGGCTGCACGGGGACAACGACCTGATCACCGACGACTCCCGGGCGTACGGGGTGGCCGACGTACGGGGGCGGGTGGTGGCCCGTTACTGGCCGCGTCCGGGGCGGGTTCCTCGCCGTCGGATATGA
- the sodN gene encoding superoxide dismutase, Ni — translation MRLPRILAPRVIASAHCDLPCGVYDPAQARIEAESVKMICEKYQANTDPEFRTRAIIIKEQRAELVKHHLWVLWTDYFKAPHFEKYPNLHTLFNEATKLAGAGGVKGSLDPATADKLLGKIDEISKIFWETKKA, via the coding sequence ATGCGACTTCCGCGCATCCTTGCGCCCCGCGTCATCGCGAGCGCTCACTGCGACCTGCCGTGCGGTGTCTACGATCCGGCTCAGGCTCGGATCGAGGCCGAATCGGTCAAAATGATCTGCGAGAAGTACCAGGCGAACACCGACCCGGAGTTCCGCACCCGCGCCATCATCATCAAGGAGCAGCGCGCCGAGCTGGTCAAGCACCACCTGTGGGTGCTCTGGACCGACTACTTCAAGGCGCCGCACTTCGAGAAGTACCCGAACCTGCACACCCTGTTCAACGAGGCCACCAAGCTCGCCGGCGCCGGTGGCGTCAAGGGCAGCCTCGACCCGGCCACCGCCGACAAGCTGCTCGGGAAGATCGACGAGATCTCGAAGATCTTCTGGGAGACCAAGAAGGCGTGA
- a CDS encoding GNAT family N-acetyltransferase: MTTPVIPTIRPVRPEDVPAVVAMVHELAEYERAPEQCHLSVDQLTSALFATVPALFGHVAVDERDEPIGFALWFLNFSTWAGVHGIYLEDLYVRPAARGSGAGRLLLATLADICVRRGYRRLEWWMINWNPAAGFYASIGAEQMSEWVPYRLSGDALSRLAGQATNVGTRTGD; encoded by the coding sequence GTGACCACCCCGGTCATCCCGACGATCCGGCCGGTACGTCCAGAGGACGTACCGGCCGTCGTCGCCATGGTGCACGAGCTGGCGGAGTACGAACGTGCCCCGGAGCAGTGCCACCTGAGCGTCGACCAACTGACCTCGGCCCTGTTCGCGACTGTTCCAGCGCTCTTCGGGCACGTCGCGGTGGACGAGCGCGACGAGCCGATCGGCTTCGCGCTGTGGTTCCTCAACTTCTCCACCTGGGCCGGGGTGCACGGCATCTACCTGGAAGATCTCTACGTCCGGCCGGCCGCTCGCGGCTCCGGGGCCGGTCGGCTGCTGCTCGCCACCCTGGCCGACATCTGCGTACGACGCGGATACCGGCGACTGGAGTGGTGGATGATCAACTGGAACCCGGCCGCCGGGTTCTACGCCTCGATCGGGGCGGAGCAGATGAGCGAGTGGGTCCCCTACCGACTCAGCGGGGACGCCCTGAGCCGGTTGGCCGGCCAGGCCACCAACGTCGGCACGCGTACGGGCGACTGA
- a CDS encoding ATP-binding protein — MTQLTGQAAIDDDVVHLTVPADGGYLGVLRTATAGLAARLQFALDEIEDLRIAVDEACAMLLAIATRDAELECRFAVTEDALTVEVTVPTVRGATLPGESSFAWKVLTALTTSASATAADGRATIALLTRRSGSY; from the coding sequence GTGACTCAACTGACTGGCCAGGCAGCAATTGACGACGACGTGGTGCACCTCACGGTGCCCGCCGACGGCGGTTACCTCGGCGTGCTCCGCACCGCCACCGCCGGTCTGGCGGCCCGGTTGCAGTTCGCGCTCGACGAGATCGAGGATCTCCGGATCGCTGTCGATGAGGCGTGCGCCATGCTGCTCGCCATCGCCACCCGCGACGCCGAGCTGGAGTGCCGCTTCGCGGTCACCGAGGACGCGCTGACCGTCGAGGTGACAGTGCCGACCGTGCGGGGCGCCACGCTGCCCGGCGAGTCGTCCTTCGCCTGGAAGGTGCTCACCGCGCTGACCACCTCGGCATCGGCCACGGCCGCCGACGGTCGGGCCACGATCGCGCTGCTCACCCGCCGCTCCGGCAGTTACTGA